The genomic region GCATACTTTAGCAGCTTCTTTCGAACACATGGCGATAAAAAAGAGCCCGCATCACACACGGGATATTAAATAATATCTCTCCCGACTTGATGCGAGCTCTTTTTTCATTTATTCTGCCAGTTCTTTTGCTTCCCGTGTAAGTTTCTTAATCTTCTCAAATTCACCGGCTTTAATCATATCTCCCTTTACCATCCAGCTTCCGCATAAGTTTCCATTACCCTTGATCAATATCTCTTTTTCTTTCCTGGTCAAATGCTTGATCGCATATTCCCGGCTCATTGCCTCATTTTTTGTCTCATGCTCTTCATAATACACAAGCTTCACCGGTCTTCTGGTCTTTGTATACTTTGCGCCTTTTCCACTGTTATGTGCTTTTATCCGCTTATTCAGATCATTTGTCCACCCTGTGTATAATGTACTGTCCGCACACTTTACGATGTATGTATAATTCATGTAGTTGTCCCCACTTATCCACAATCGGTCCGATTTTTCCTGTAACAATCCACTTTATTTTATCCATTATCCCACGGAAAGTCAATTTTATCCCCTGTTCATAGATTTTTCCGCATACTTTGATATCGGCAGAACGCTAAAAAAGACCGGAAAATTTCTTAAGAATCTCCGGTCCCTTTCTGTTAATCCTGATCCGCCGTATACTCCACCGGATTCACCGGCTGTCCGTCTTTTCGCATCTCAAAATACACATTACAGCCTTCTTTGCTGTAATACTTTGTCGGCTGACTCACATAACCAAGCACACTCTTTGCTTCCACATAATCCCCAACTTTCACCGGGACTTCTTTCAACTGTCCATATAACAGCTCATATCCATTTCCGATATCTACGTTAACCGTTGTTCCGGTCTGTGCACTGACATCGATCGACTTGACGATTCCGGGCGCACCGCAGAGTACCTGGTCGCCTTCTGCGCCTTCGATGATCACAGCCGGATTATACTTGTACTGATCCAGCGTCTGGAAATATACTGTCTTATCCATGCTGTAGCTCATGATCACAGCTCCGTTCACCGGCCACAGGATGTAACTGTCTTCCGTAAAGTTGATATTGTGACTTTTTCCTGCCGTTGCCTGGGTTCCGGTATGACCTGATGATCCGGATGTTCCGGTTCCTTCGGATCCTGAAGTTCCGGTTGTCCCGGAATCTGTTGTCCCGGAATCTGTTGTCCCAGAGCCCGTTGTTGTTCCGTCTTTCCCGGTTCCGTTACTGTCACTTTCATCCGTATCACTTGTCATATCTTCGTTTTTAATCTTGGATGTTCCGGTTTCTTTTGCCGCTT from Dorea longicatena harbors:
- a CDS encoding M23 family metallopeptidase; translated protein: MNKNQKPSMSKRRATVAAVLCFVAAIAIAGTYTFNDYRKTQKNELAKAEEKAKQDSEAAKETGTSKIKNEDMTSDTDESDSNGTGKDGTTTGSGTTDSGTTDSGTTGTSGSEGTGTSGSSGHTGTQATAGKSHNINFTEDSYILWPVNGAVIMSYSMDKTVYFQTLDQYKYNPAVIIEGAEGDQVLCGAPGIVKSIDVSAQTGTTVNVDIGNGYELLYGQLKEVPVKVGDYVEAKSVLGYVSQPTKYYSKEGCNVYFEMRKDGQPVNPVEYTADQD